TCGCCGCGACCTCGGAGCGGGCGGCCTGCACGCCCTGCTTGTCGATCAGCCAGGCGGTCTTGAGGGTGAGCAGCCGGGCCTGCTCGATCGCCATCCGCGACTCGGCGATCTGCTGGCGCACCACGCCCTGCTTGGCCAGCGGCCCGCCGAAGGCGACGCGCGACACCGCGCGCTCGCACATCAGCTCCAGCGCCCGCTCGGCCATCCCGATCGCGCGCATGCAGTGGTGGATGCGGCCGGGACCGAGGCGGGCCTGCGCGATGGCGAAGCCGCCGCCCTCCTCGCCGACCAGGTTCTCCACCGGGACGCGGACGTCGGTAAGGGTGATCTCGCAGTGGCCGTGCTGGTCCTGGTAGCCGAACACGGGCAGCGGCCGGACGACCTCCACCCCGGGGGCGTCGAGCGGCACGAGCACCATCGACTGCTGCCGGTACGGGTGCCCCTCCGGGTCCGTCTTGCCCATCACGATCATGATCTTGCAGCGCGGGTCCGCGGAGCCGCTGATCCACCACTTGCGGCCGTTGACGACGTAGTGGTCGCCGTCCCGCTCGATGCGGGTGGAGATGTTCGTGGCGTCCGAGCTCGCCACGTCCGGCTCGGTCATCGCGAACGCGCTGCGGATCTCGCCGTTCAGCAGCGGTGCGAGCCAGCGCTCCTTCTGCTCGGGCGTGCCGAACAGGTGCAGGACCTCCATGTTGCCGGTGTCGGGCGCCGCGCAGTTGATGGCCTCCGGCGCGAGGTTGGGGGAGCGCCCCGTCACCTCGGCGAGGGAGGCGTAGTCGGTGACCGACAGGCCGTGGGCGGGGTCCTCGCAGTCGGGAAGGAACAGGTTCCAGAGGCCGCGCCCGCGCGCCTCCGTCTTGAGGTCCTCGACGACCTGCGGGACGTGGTGCTCGCGGCCCGCCGCGCGCAGCTCGGCCCGCTGGGCCGCGTAGACCGGCTCGGCCGGGTAGACGTGGGAGTCCATGAAGTCCTGGAGGCGGCCGAGGTGGTCCCGGGCCCGCTCGCTCAAACCGAAGTCCATTCCGCTAGAGTAACTGACGAGTCAGTTACTTCGGGAGGAGTCCCCCATGGCACCCTTCGACGGCACCGGCAAGGTCGCACTGATCACGGGCGGATCCAACGGCATCGGGGCCGCGGTGGCCCGCCGCCTCGCCCGCGAGGGCGCGCGCGTCGTGCTCGCCGACGTCGACGCGGCGGCCGGGGACGCGCTCGCGAAGGAGCTGGACGGCGCGTTCGTCCG
The sequence above is a segment of the Actinomadura coerulea genome. Coding sequences within it:
- a CDS encoding acyl-CoA dehydrogenase family protein — encoded protein: MDFGLSERARDHLGRLQDFMDSHVYPAEPVYAAQRAELRAAGREHHVPQVVEDLKTEARGRGLWNLFLPDCEDPAHGLSVTDYASLAEVTGRSPNLAPEAINCAAPDTGNMEVLHLFGTPEQKERWLAPLLNGEIRSAFAMTEPDVASSDATNISTRIERDGDHYVVNGRKWWISGSADPRCKIMIVMGKTDPEGHPYRQQSMVLVPLDAPGVEVVRPLPVFGYQDQHGHCEITLTDVRVPVENLVGEEGGGFAIAQARLGPGRIHHCMRAIGMAERALELMCERAVSRVAFGGPLAKQGVVRQQIAESRMAIEQARLLTLKTAWLIDKQGVQAARSEVAAIKVIAPRVALEVVDRAIQVHGGAGVSDDTPLAAMWAGLRTLRLADGPDEVHVRSVARAELGRYLGT